Proteins from one Legionella taurinensis genomic window:
- a CDS encoding symporter, with product MKKSAENFLAKIEKILPQKSNPFLINKILIELKLDALDTKDKDFAEFIVKARSQKIDLTKLIQYLKNALTTNEPLCQLLAIIEEKQLIADSDLNAIADTLEMQLNLLFLFEGMLVTMANSKVFAKEVYDHLVTLSGNRFPGSPLADFIFGVPSNATLFERLKMVSIKPVMLTVLFHRSMGDKQETQEALDQFIRENGLSGTNAWIETAEPKALSEKTVPVMGLNILEAAWEDATGHAKENGGIDNAESGIGLIQIMEQQQYMNQCDYFSTLLPEGTHRKDDGSYELIPDLKIDDAKKLVSQFHVHPQWRDLYTSWNLFFVAANIDTVVMPLKLLLPTVMSAHPSNYKETRVLSLFLIGNLFLHASKNNPFFKNFTLANADIIFKEWGRINNEYANQQLHALCPEVPASTKPSLQEVLGYHTHLNFLKHLYNFVRDSSHYRFTPSSKGKQPGPQFFTPVKTLNTMESATEKKIEYTAALIRKA from the coding sequence ATGAAAAAAAGCGCAGAAAATTTTTTAGCCAAAATAGAAAAAATTCTACCCCAAAAATCCAACCCCTTTCTGATTAACAAGATTTTAATCGAGTTAAAACTGGATGCCCTGGATACGAAAGATAAAGATTTCGCCGAGTTTATCGTCAAGGCGCGCTCACAGAAAATCGACTTAACCAAGCTGATCCAGTACCTTAAAAACGCTCTGACCACTAATGAGCCCCTTTGCCAACTCTTGGCCATTATTGAAGAAAAGCAATTAATTGCGGATTCCGACCTGAATGCAATAGCCGATACTTTGGAAATGCAACTGAACCTGTTGTTCCTTTTTGAAGGCATGTTAGTCACCATGGCCAACAGCAAAGTGTTTGCCAAAGAAGTCTACGATCATTTAGTCACATTAAGCGGCAATCGATTTCCCGGAAGCCCCCTCGCTGACTTTATTTTCGGCGTCCCCTCAAACGCGACCTTGTTTGAGCGGTTGAAAATGGTTTCGATTAAACCGGTCATGCTGACAGTCCTCTTCCACCGCTCCATGGGTGACAAGCAAGAAACCCAGGAAGCCCTGGATCAGTTTATCAGGGAGAACGGCTTGTCCGGCACCAACGCCTGGATCGAGACAGCAGAACCAAAGGCCTTATCAGAAAAAACAGTCCCGGTGATGGGATTAAATATCCTTGAAGCGGCCTGGGAAGACGCAACCGGCCATGCCAAAGAGAATGGCGGAATTGACAATGCAGAATCCGGGATTGGTCTCATCCAAATCATGGAGCAGCAACAGTACATGAATCAATGCGATTACTTCAGCACGCTATTGCCGGAAGGCACCCATCGAAAAGACGACGGCAGTTATGAATTAATCCCCGACTTAAAAATCGATGACGCAAAAAAGCTGGTATCCCAGTTCCATGTTCATCCACAATGGCGGGATTTATACACCAGTTGGAATCTTTTTTTTGTGGCTGCCAATATTGATACCGTGGTCATGCCACTGAAGTTACTGCTCCCCACGGTCATGTCGGCCCACCCCTCCAACTACAAGGAAACGCGGGTTTTATCGTTGTTTTTAATCGGAAATCTGTTTCTTCACGCCAGTAAGAACAACCCCTTTTTCAAAAATTTTACCTTAGCGAACGCCGATATTATTTTCAAAGAATGGGGCAGAATTAACAATGAATACGCCAACCAGCAACTGCATGCGCTTTGTCCCGAAGTACCCGCGTCAACCAAACCCTCGTTGCAGGAGGTTCTCGGTTACCATACCCACCTTAATTTTTTAAAACACCTGTACAATTTTGTCAGGGATTCCAGCCATTACCGTTTTACGCCCTCATCTAAGGGTAAACAGCCCGGGCCTCAATTCTTTACGCCGGTAAAAACCTTAAACACCATGGAATCGGCGACTGAGAAAAAAATAGAATACACGGCGGCCTTAATCCGCAAGGCCTGA
- a CDS encoding lipoprotein-releasing ABC transporter permease subunit → MFKPLAFYIGLRYTRAKKRNHFVSFISLSSMLGIALGVMVLITVLSVMNGFDEEIHKRFFGMAPEITVSGLDGKISNWQALDKKLMTFPDVKAVAPYVGAQGLLTHEGQVLPIVLTGVLPEKEQAVTHLKEKMLAGDLADLKHFGLILGRGLADSLGLMIGDKVTIMIPQATVTPAGMIPRFKRFTVVGVFSAGTGFNFDTKLAFINLGDAQKLLQLGDQVSGVKMKIKEIYKAPELSHEISKTLGDGYEVGNWTDQFGPFFQAVKMEKTMMFLILLLIIAVAAFNLVSSLVMVVNDKQAEIAILRTIGATPSMILKIFIVQGLMVGVVGTLLGLIGGIILASNATAIVNHLQSLFHVQVLSSSIYFVDYLPSKIMWVDLVQICGLALLMSFIATIYPAWRASRTVIAEALHYE, encoded by the coding sequence ATGTTCAAACCATTGGCGTTTTACATCGGGTTGCGATACACCCGGGCAAAAAAAAGAAATCATTTTGTGTCTTTTATTTCGTTAAGCTCCATGCTTGGGATTGCCCTGGGGGTGATGGTTTTAATCACGGTTTTATCGGTGATGAATGGGTTTGATGAAGAAATCCATAAGCGTTTTTTTGGTATGGCCCCTGAGATTACCGTCAGCGGGCTCGATGGCAAAATCAGCAACTGGCAGGCCCTCGATAAAAAACTGATGACTTTTCCAGATGTAAAAGCGGTGGCTCCGTATGTCGGTGCTCAGGGCCTGTTGACGCATGAGGGCCAGGTTCTTCCGATTGTATTAACCGGGGTATTGCCTGAAAAAGAACAGGCAGTGACCCATCTTAAGGAAAAAATGCTGGCAGGGGATCTCGCGGATTTAAAGCATTTTGGCTTAATCCTGGGGCGGGGGCTTGCGGACAGTCTGGGCTTGATGATTGGCGATAAGGTAACCATCATGATTCCTCAGGCGACGGTGACACCTGCGGGAATGATTCCCCGTTTTAAACGGTTTACGGTGGTCGGTGTTTTTTCAGCCGGAACCGGATTTAATTTCGATACCAAACTCGCCTTCATCAACCTGGGCGATGCCCAGAAATTATTGCAATTGGGTGACCAGGTCAGCGGCGTGAAGATGAAAATCAAGGAAATTTATAAGGCACCGGAATTATCTCATGAAATCAGCAAGACGCTGGGTGATGGCTATGAAGTAGGCAATTGGACTGACCAATTTGGCCCCTTTTTCCAAGCCGTCAAGATGGAAAAAACCATGATGTTCCTCATCCTGCTGCTCATCATCGCCGTGGCTGCGTTTAATCTGGTTTCGTCCTTGGTCATGGTGGTCAATGACAAGCAGGCAGAAATCGCCATTTTACGAACCATTGGCGCTACGCCATCGATGATTCTTAAAATTTTTATTGTCCAGGGCTTGATGGTAGGGGTTGTTGGCACCTTGTTGGGTCTTATCGGCGGTATTATTTTAGCCAGTAATGCCACGGCCATTGTGAATCACCTGCAATCGCTTTTCCATGTTCAGGTCTTGTCGTCCAGTATCTATTTTGTCGATTACCTTCCTTCAAAAATCATGTGGGTCGATCTGGTGCAGATTTGCGGTTTGGCACTATTAATGAGCTTTATCGCCACCATTTATCCGGCCTGGCGTGCGTCCAGAACCGTTATTGCGGAGGCTTTGCATTATGAGTGA
- the lolD gene encoding lipoprotein-releasing ABC transporter ATP-binding protein LolD: MSETIFSCERLSKSYHDGTSIVPVLNGIDFSVQAGDRIAIVGPSGSGKSTLLHLLGGLDKPSEGQVRMQGVDWQSLTEKKRCQLRNEKLGFVYQFHHLLPEFSALENVAMPLLLGDKSVTDARELALLMLDKVGLAHRVTHKPAQLSGGERQRVAIARALVHQPQCVLADEPTGNLDHATAVKIFELMLKLNEQFNTALVIVTHDKQLADRMDKHYAIQDGRLFS, encoded by the coding sequence ATGAGTGAGACTATTTTTTCCTGTGAGCGCCTCAGCAAATCCTACCATGACGGGACGTCCATTGTTCCTGTGCTTAACGGCATTGATTTTTCAGTGCAGGCCGGTGATCGGATTGCCATTGTTGGGCCGTCGGGATCGGGTAAGAGCACCTTATTGCACCTTCTCGGGGGGCTCGATAAACCCAGTGAGGGACAGGTGCGGATGCAGGGAGTGGATTGGCAGTCTCTGACTGAAAAAAAACGTTGCCAGCTTCGCAATGAGAAATTGGGCTTTGTCTACCAGTTCCATCATTTACTCCCTGAATTTTCAGCCCTTGAAAATGTGGCCATGCCTCTTTTGCTGGGCGATAAATCGGTGACGGACGCCCGGGAGCTGGCGTTATTGATGCTTGATAAGGTGGGCCTTGCTCATCGGGTGACGCATAAGCCCGCGCAATTGTCTGGCGGCGAACGGCAGCGCGTAGCCATCGCCCGCGCTTTGGTGCATCAGCCCCAGTGCGTGCTGGCGGATGAGCCCACCGGCAATCTGGATCATGCCACGGCCGTGAAAATTTTTGAGCTGATGCTTAAGCTCAATGAACAGTTTAATACCGCCCTGGTTATCGTTACTCACGATAAGCAGTTGGCCGACCGAATGGACAAACACTATGCCATTCAGGACGGTCGTTTATTTTCATAA
- the asnS gene encoding asparagine--tRNA ligase, which translates to MTEVYTIKQCLDGEVPVDARVTVRGWVKTRRDSKAGLSFVALHDGSCFAPIQLVISEQLPNYQDDVLKLTAGCAISATGQLIASQGKGQQFEIQTESLEVAGWVENPDTYPIQAKRHTLEFLREVAHLRPRTNTISAVTRVRHCLAQAVHRFFHEQGYFWIHTPIITASDCEGAGEMFRVSTLDLLNLPKTAQGGVDFSKDFFGRETFLTVSGQLNVEAYCLAMSKVYTFGPTFRAENSNTSRHLAEFWMIEPEVAFATLNDIAALSQRMLRYLCKTVLDERGDDMEFFNQFVSPGCIERLEHIVASDFEMMSYTDAINALSKADKKFDFPVSWGLDLQSEHERYLAEELCKKPVILTDYPKDIKGFYMRLNDDGRTVAAMDVLAPGIGEIIGGSQREERLHILDQRMEECKLDKDNYQWYRDLRRYGSVPHAGYGLGFERLISYVTGIGNVRDVIPFPRTPGHADY; encoded by the coding sequence ATGACAGAAGTTTATACAATTAAACAGTGTTTGGACGGCGAGGTTCCGGTTGACGCCCGCGTCACTGTGAGAGGCTGGGTAAAAACCCGCCGTGACTCGAAGGCCGGCCTTTCTTTCGTGGCCTTGCATGACGGTTCCTGTTTTGCACCCATTCAGTTGGTTATCAGCGAACAACTGCCCAATTACCAGGATGACGTGCTTAAACTCACCGCAGGCTGTGCCATTTCGGCAACCGGTCAATTGATTGCCTCGCAGGGAAAAGGGCAACAGTTTGAAATTCAGACTGAAAGCCTCGAAGTCGCCGGTTGGGTTGAAAACCCAGACACCTACCCGATTCAAGCGAAACGTCACACGCTGGAATTTTTACGAGAAGTCGCTCATTTGCGCCCTCGCACCAATACCATCAGCGCCGTAACCCGTGTGCGTCATTGCCTGGCTCAGGCAGTTCACCGCTTTTTCCATGAGCAAGGGTATTTCTGGATTCACACACCGATTATCACCGCCAGCGATTGCGAAGGCGCAGGCGAAATGTTCAGGGTCAGCACGCTTGATCTGCTCAATCTGCCAAAAACGGCACAGGGAGGGGTGGATTTTTCCAAGGATTTCTTTGGTCGAGAAACCTTCCTCACAGTCTCTGGGCAGTTGAACGTCGAGGCGTATTGCCTGGCCATGTCCAAAGTGTATACTTTTGGTCCCACCTTCCGTGCTGAAAACTCCAACACCAGCCGCCATCTCGCCGAATTCTGGATGATTGAGCCCGAAGTGGCTTTTGCTACCCTAAACGACATTGCCGCGTTGAGTCAGCGCATGTTGCGCTACCTGTGTAAGACCGTACTGGATGAGCGCGGTGACGACATGGAGTTTTTCAATCAGTTTGTATCACCTGGCTGCATTGAGCGGCTTGAACACATTGTCGCGTCTGACTTTGAGATGATGAGTTATACCGATGCCATTAACGCCTTAAGTAAAGCGGATAAGAAATTTGATTTTCCCGTAAGTTGGGGGCTTGATCTGCAGTCCGAACATGAGCGATATCTGGCAGAAGAATTGTGCAAAAAACCAGTTATCCTCACCGATTACCCCAAAGACATCAAGGGCTTCTACATGCGCCTTAACGACGATGGCCGGACGGTGGCAGCGATGGATGTGCTCGCCCCCGGTATTGGTGAAATCATCGGCGGCAGCCAGCGCGAAGAGCGGTTGCACATTCTTGATCAGCGCATGGAGGAGTGTAAACTGGATAAAGACAATTACCAGTGGTACCGCGACCTGCGCCGTTATGGCAGCGTACCTCATGCCGGCTATGGCTTAGGCTTTGAACGTCTGATTAGCTATGTCACCGGCATTGGTAACGTACGGGACGTGATCCCATTCCCACGTACCCCGGGCCATGCCGATTATTAA
- the maiA gene encoding maleylacetoacetate isomerase, giving the protein MKLYDYFRSTASYRVRIALNIKNISYETLAVHLVNNGGEQHRPEYLEMNPQGLVPTLNENGHIITQSLAIIEYLDEMTPTPPLLPQTPLGRAHVRSLALTIACDIHPLNNLRVLNRLRYQFDADEPQIREWYFHWLKLGFDAVESRLQQMPHKNQVCYGHEVTLADICLIPQVYNAHRFGFPMVNYPLINAINEHCLSLSPFKNAAPEDA; this is encoded by the coding sequence GTGAAACTATATGATTATTTTCGTTCAACGGCGAGCTATCGCGTGCGCATCGCCCTGAATATTAAAAACATCAGCTATGAAACGCTGGCAGTTCATCTGGTGAACAATGGCGGCGAACAACATCGGCCGGAGTATCTGGAAATGAATCCTCAGGGCCTGGTTCCTACCCTGAATGAAAATGGTCATATTATTACGCAATCGCTCGCCATCATTGAATACCTGGACGAGATGACGCCCACGCCGCCCCTGCTGCCACAGACGCCTTTAGGCCGCGCGCATGTCCGCAGCCTGGCCCTCACCATCGCCTGTGATATCCATCCCTTGAATAACCTCAGGGTGCTTAACCGGTTAAGGTACCAATTCGATGCCGATGAGCCTCAGATCCGTGAGTGGTATTTTCATTGGCTTAAACTCGGTTTCGATGCCGTTGAAAGCCGCTTGCAGCAAATGCCGCATAAAAATCAAGTTTGTTATGGCCATGAAGTGACACTGGCGGATATCTGCTTGATACCCCAGGTTTACAATGCCCATCGTTTTGGCTTTCCTATGGTCAACTATCCGTTAATCAACGCCATTAATGAGCATTGCCTGTCGTTAAGTCCCTTCAAAAATGCAGCCCCTGAAGACGCTTAA
- a CDS encoding fumarylacetoacetate hydrolase family protein, which translates to MKLASLKSRDSRDGELCVVNQSMTRAIRVGHIARTLQQALDHWEAKAPELLEVYEALNEGDLAHSFTFDPAHAAAPLPRAYQWADGSAFVNHVELVRQARGAQLPDDFWTDPLMYQGGSDSFLGPMDAIEVADEKFGIDFEAELAVITDDVPMGVSVEQAGQHIKLFMLVNDVSLRNLIPPELAKGFGFFHSKPSSGFSPVAITPDELGSHWDGKRVHLPLRSYLNSQLFGQPDAGTDMTFSFPQLIAHAAKTRPLGTGTIIGSGTVSNRDRSKGSSCIVEKRMLEIIADGKATTDFMRFGDSIRIEMVDEQGHSLFGAIHQTVVQYKG; encoded by the coding sequence ATGAAATTAGCCAGCTTGAAATCCAGAGACAGCCGCGACGGCGAATTGTGCGTCGTCAATCAATCCATGACTCGTGCTATCCGTGTGGGTCATATTGCAAGGACACTCCAGCAGGCCCTTGACCATTGGGAAGCCAAGGCCCCCGAATTACTGGAAGTGTATGAAGCATTAAATGAAGGGGATCTGGCGCACAGTTTTACTTTTGATCCGGCCCATGCCGCTGCCCCCCTGCCGCGTGCTTACCAATGGGCGGATGGCAGCGCGTTCGTCAACCACGTGGAACTGGTGCGCCAGGCACGCGGAGCGCAGCTTCCCGACGATTTCTGGACCGATCCGCTGATGTATCAGGGCGGGTCTGACAGTTTCCTGGGTCCGATGGATGCGATTGAAGTGGCGGATGAGAAATTCGGCATTGATTTTGAGGCTGAACTGGCTGTCATTACGGATGATGTGCCCATGGGCGTCAGTGTCGAGCAGGCAGGACAGCACATCAAGCTGTTCATGCTGGTGAATGATGTTTCCTTGCGTAACCTGATCCCTCCTGAATTGGCCAAGGGGTTTGGTTTTTTCCATTCCAAGCCCTCAAGCGGTTTTTCACCCGTGGCCATCACGCCAGATGAGTTGGGCAGCCATTGGGATGGAAAGCGGGTGCACCTGCCGCTCAGGAGTTATTTAAACAGTCAGTTATTTGGTCAACCCGATGCGGGAACCGACATGACCTTCTCCTTTCCGCAATTGATTGCTCATGCCGCAAAAACAAGACCCTTGGGCACAGGCACCATCATCGGTTCAGGTACCGTCTCCAACCGGGATCGCAGCAAAGGCTCGTCTTGTATAGTTGAAAAACGTATGTTAGAGATTATTGCTGACGGAAAGGCAACCACCGATTTTATGCGTTTCGGCGATTCCATTCGCATTGAAATGGTGGATGAGCAAGGGCATTCTTTGTTTGGAGCAATTCATCAAACCGTTGTTCAATATAAAGGATAA
- the hppD gene encoding 4-hydroxyphenylpyruvate dioxygenase, translated as MKKHTEQNPCGLDGFAFLEFSSPDKALLERQFKAMGFTAKATHKAQDITLYHQGQIQFIVNATTNSQPERHAKTHGAGACAMGFKVQDAEQAYAYAIAQGATPFVDCDHAHHGLPAIEAIGGSVIYFVDDTTEPFANQWHLTGSASTQPGCGLTAIDHLTHNVYRGNMDKWAAFYETIFNFKEIRFFNIKGQMTGLISRALGSPCGKIKIPLNESKDDQSQIEEFLHDYKGEGIQHIALNSSNIYTTVNTLRTAGVSFLDVPDTYYEMIDQRVPWHQEPVAQLRQEKILIDGDKDPAGGLLLQIFTENVFGPVFFEIIQRKGNDGFGEGNFQALFEAIERDQIRRGTLQEAH; from the coding sequence ATGAAAAAACACACGGAACAAAACCCCTGCGGACTGGATGGATTTGCTTTTTTAGAATTTTCATCACCCGATAAAGCCCTGCTTGAGCGGCAGTTCAAGGCCATGGGGTTCACAGCGAAAGCCACCCACAAAGCACAGGACATTACCCTTTACCATCAGGGCCAGATTCAGTTTATTGTCAATGCAACAACCAACAGTCAACCCGAACGCCACGCCAAAACGCATGGTGCAGGGGCCTGCGCCATGGGGTTTAAAGTGCAGGATGCGGAGCAGGCTTATGCCTATGCCATCGCTCAGGGCGCGACCCCGTTTGTTGATTGCGATCATGCCCATCATGGCTTACCCGCCATTGAAGCCATTGGCGGCAGCGTGATTTATTTTGTTGATGACACCACCGAACCTTTTGCCAACCAGTGGCATCTGACCGGCTCAGCGTCAACACAACCCGGTTGTGGTTTGACGGCCATTGATCACCTCACCCACAATGTCTATCGCGGCAACATGGACAAGTGGGCGGCATTCTACGAAACGATCTTTAATTTTAAAGAAATTCGTTTCTTCAACATCAAAGGCCAAATGACCGGCCTTATCAGCCGCGCCTTAGGCAGCCCCTGCGGCAAGATTAAAATTCCTTTAAACGAATCCAAGGATGATCAATCCCAGATTGAAGAGTTTCTCCACGATTACAAAGGCGAAGGAATACAGCACATTGCCCTGAACTCCAGCAACATTTACACCACGGTCAATACGCTTCGCACAGCGGGCGTCAGTTTCCTGGATGTGCCCGATACCTATTACGAAATGATTGATCAGCGGGTTCCCTGGCATCAGGAGCCAGTTGCCCAGTTGCGGCAGGAAAAAATTCTCATTGATGGCGACAAGGACCCCGCCGGTGGGTTGCTGCTGCAGATTTTTACCGAGAACGTCTTTGGCCCTGTGTTTTTTGAAATCATTCAGCGCAAAGGCAACGACGGTTTCGGCGAAGGTAATTTCCAGGCGCTGTTTGAAGCCATCGAGCGCGATCAAATCCGCCGCGGCACCTTACAGGAAGCACACTGA
- a CDS encoding class I SAM-dependent methyltransferase, protein MKHLNITPALYDYMLDVSLREHPVLKALREDTANMALAIMQVAPEQAQFMQLLLKLIKAKRVLELGTFTGYSALAMALVLPDDGELITCDINKEWTANAPSFWQQAGQDKKIQLRLAPATETLQQLLNEGYQHRFDFIFIDADKTNYLHYYEQALQLVSPQGLIAIDNIFWDGKVIDSQVNDGQTREIRRLNDLLKQDERVDTSLLAIADGLFLVRPRQ, encoded by the coding sequence ATTAAGCACTTAAACATCACGCCCGCCCTGTACGATTACATGCTCGATGTGTCATTACGCGAACACCCCGTCCTGAAAGCCCTTCGCGAAGACACTGCCAACATGGCCCTGGCCATCATGCAGGTAGCACCCGAACAGGCGCAGTTTATGCAGCTGCTGCTTAAACTGATCAAGGCCAAACGTGTCCTTGAGCTCGGCACATTCACCGGGTACAGTGCCCTGGCCATGGCGCTTGTCTTACCGGACGACGGGGAACTCATCACCTGCGACATTAACAAGGAATGGACGGCAAACGCACCTTCATTCTGGCAGCAGGCGGGGCAGGATAAAAAAATTCAGTTGCGCCTGGCCCCGGCTACCGAGACCCTGCAACAATTACTCAACGAGGGGTATCAACACCGGTTTGATTTTATTTTTATCGATGCCGATAAAACCAATTACCTTCACTATTACGAACAGGCATTACAGCTTGTAAGCCCCCAAGGTCTCATCGCCATAGACAATATTTTTTGGGATGGTAAAGTAATTGATTCGCAAGTGAATGACGGCCAGACCCGCGAAATCAGACGGCTGAATGACTTGCTAAAACAGGATGAACGAGTGGATACCAGCCTGTTAGCCATTGCCGACGGCCTTTTTCTGGTCAGGCCACGCCAATAG
- a CDS encoding Leu/Phe/Val dehydrogenase: MMSVDTIKINDPAIRPDDFLDYALSHGFGDIHFKVDSKTGMKAIIAIHSTKLGPALGGCRFIEYPSTENAINDAMRLARGMSYKAASINLPLGGGKAVVIKPHGPYDHEAYFHAFGEFVNELGGRYITALDSGTQLSDMDIIAEHTPYVASLTSHNGDPSPSTAKGVFKGIEAAVQFKLGKENLTGLHVAIQGLGHVGYLLARHLHEAGARLTVADVNRDAVERAVKEFGATAIGTDTIHKVPCDVFSPCALGAIINDMTINQLQTTIVAGAANNQLAHTYHGKLLHDKGIVYAADYVINAGGLVFAASKYLNTPDEQVVRQINSIGTSLMEIFVRSQKENRPASEIADTLAQEKLA, encoded by the coding sequence CCATTTTAAAGTGGATAGCAAAACCGGCATGAAAGCCATTATTGCAATCCACAGTACCAAACTGGGTCCAGCGTTAGGCGGTTGTCGTTTTATTGAATACCCCTCAACAGAAAACGCCATCAACGACGCCATGCGTCTGGCACGGGGCATGAGCTATAAAGCCGCTTCAATCAATTTACCCTTAGGCGGTGGCAAAGCCGTGGTGATTAAACCGCACGGCCCTTACGATCATGAGGCTTATTTCCATGCCTTTGGTGAATTCGTCAATGAGCTGGGCGGACGTTACATTACCGCGCTCGATAGCGGTACCCAGTTAAGCGACATGGATATCATTGCAGAGCATACGCCCTATGTCGCCAGTCTGACGAGTCATAACGGCGACCCCTCGCCCTCCACAGCCAAAGGGGTTTTTAAGGGAATTGAAGCAGCGGTTCAATTCAAGCTTGGCAAGGAGAACCTCACAGGCCTTCATGTTGCCATTCAGGGCCTGGGCCATGTGGGTTATTTGCTTGCCCGCCATCTGCATGAGGCCGGTGCAAGACTGACCGTCGCAGACGTTAACCGGGACGCTGTTGAACGTGCTGTCAAGGAATTCGGCGCAACCGCCATCGGTACCGACACCATCCACAAAGTCCCCTGCGATGTGTTTTCTCCCTGTGCCCTGGGTGCCATCATTAACGACATGACCATCAATCAGCTGCAAACCACCATCGTGGCCGGAGCTGCCAATAATCAATTGGCTCATACCTATCACGGCAAACTGCTGCATGATAAAGGCATCGTCTATGCGGCGGATTACGTCATCAATGCTGGCGGTCTTGTTTTCGCAGCCAGCAAATACCTCAATACCCCCGATGAGCAGGTTGTACGGCAAATCAACAGCATCGGGACCTCCCTGATGGAAATTTTTGTCCGCTCACAAAAAGAAAACCGCCCTGCCAGTGAAATTGCCGACACCTTAGCCCAGGAAAAACTGGCCTGA